A window of the Teredinibacter franksiae genome harbors these coding sequences:
- the tatC gene encoding twin-arginine translocase subunit TatC, which yields MTTPAENLQEQPLVQHLIELRSRLLRSFLAIFVVFLGLFSFANEIYEFVAQPLQVFLPENSHMIATEVASPFLTPFKLTLFASMFLCIPFIFYQIWAFVSPALYRREKRLAIPLITSSVLLFYAGMAFAYYVVFPLVFSFFTSVGPESVAVMTDISKYQAFVIKLFFAFGAAFEIPIATILLISAGVLSPAQLASKRPYVLVGCFVVGMLLTPPDIISQALLAIPMWLLFEIGIFFGRFFKPAEIDTEDEDTDPDEPDDL from the coding sequence ATGACAACACCAGCAGAAAACCTTCAGGAACAACCTCTGGTGCAACACCTCATAGAGTTACGCTCGAGACTATTGCGTAGTTTTTTGGCGATATTTGTGGTGTTTTTGGGGCTTTTCAGTTTTGCCAACGAAATTTATGAATTCGTAGCACAACCGTTGCAGGTGTTTCTACCCGAAAACAGCCACATGATTGCAACAGAGGTGGCCTCCCCCTTTCTTACACCATTCAAGCTAACACTGTTCGCTTCAATGTTTCTCTGTATCCCTTTTATTTTTTACCAAATCTGGGCATTTGTATCCCCAGCTCTGTACCGCAGAGAAAAAAGGCTAGCCATTCCATTAATTACCTCCAGCGTTCTACTTTTTTATGCCGGCATGGCTTTCGCCTACTACGTGGTTTTCCCACTGGTATTTAGCTTCTTTACTTCTGTTGGGCCAGAAAGCGTTGCGGTTATGACTGATATAAGCAAATATCAGGCATTTGTGATCAAACTGTTTTTTGCCTTCGGCGCGGCCTTCGAAATTCCCATTGCCACGATTCTGTTGATTTCCGCCGGTGTTCTTTCCCCCGCGCAATTAGCCAGTAAAAGGCCTTATGTTCTAGTCGGCTGTTTCGTTGTCGGCATGCTGCTAACACCACCGGACATTATCTCCCAGGCACTGCTGGCAATCCCCATGTGGCTTTTATTCGAAATCGGTATTTTCTTTGGCAGGTTTTTCAAGCCGGCTGAAATCGATACAGAGGATGAAGATACCGACCCAGACGAGCCAGACGACCTCTAG
- the tatB gene encoding Sec-independent protein translocase protein TatB gives MFDMGFLEILVIVVIGLVVIGPERLPGAIKTCVIWVNGIRRNVTAARTEFEKQIGADEIRREIHNEEILASLRAAKKKQEEMRKQIASGEYTGIFKTEEQAQPSEAIANSAKREADDTLAPENTEHVINPEQNASEHINSEHHNSDANTPEPNTSEANSSGPSTSQPKPSNP, from the coding sequence ATGTTCGATATGGGCTTTCTGGAAATACTGGTTATCGTGGTTATTGGCCTTGTTGTCATTGGGCCTGAACGGTTGCCAGGCGCTATAAAAACTTGCGTTATCTGGGTCAACGGTATCCGCCGCAATGTTACGGCCGCACGCACTGAATTCGAAAAACAAATTGGTGCCGACGAAATTCGCCGAGAAATCCATAACGAGGAAATTCTCGCATCTCTACGCGCCGCCAAAAAGAAGCAAGAAGAAATGCGCAAGCAAATAGCTAGCGGCGAGTACACCGGCATTTTCAAAACCGAAGAGCAGGCTCAACCGTCTGAAGCTATCGCTAATTCAGCAAAGAGAGAAGCGGATGACACACTTGCCCCGGAAAATACAGAACACGTAATAAACCCAGAGCAGAATGCCTCCGAGCATATCAACTCTGAACACCATAATTCTGATGCTAATACCCCCGAACCTAATACATCTGAAGCTAATTCTTCTGGGCCCAGCACATCTCAACCCAAGCCAAGCAATCCATGA
- the tatA gene encoding Sec-independent protein translocase subunit TatA: MGLGGISIWQLLIILVIVLLLFGTKRLRGLGGDLGGAIKGFKKAMTDEEAKAKAEEDAKQVEAEQSETADTTTECKEKTESK, encoded by the coding sequence ATGGGCTTAGGCGGCATTAGTATTTGGCAACTTCTTATTATCTTGGTGATCGTATTGCTATTATTCGGCACTAAGCGATTACGTGGCTTGGGCGGCGACCTCGGTGGAGCAATCAAGGGCTTTAAAAAAGCCATGACCGATGAGGAAGCAAAGGCTAAAGCGGAAGAAGACGCCAAGCAGGTAGAAGCCGAACAATCTGAAACGGCAGACACCACAACCGAATGTAAAGAAAAAACCGAGAGCAAATAA
- a CDS encoding phosphoribosyl-ATP diphosphatase codes for MSEVLAALDRVLAERKLQADPASSYVAKLHHKGLNKILEKVGEECTETLIAAKDAETEQTTQNLVYETADLWFHSMVMLSHLGTDSSAVLEELARRFDLSGLEEKAGRTGDK; via the coding sequence ATGAGCGAAGTTTTAGCCGCACTCGACCGCGTTCTCGCCGAGCGCAAATTGCAAGCTGACCCAGCATCATCCTATGTGGCTAAACTTCACCACAAGGGCCTGAATAAAATTCTGGAAAAGGTTGGCGAAGAGTGTACAGAAACACTGATTGCTGCAAAGGATGCTGAAACCGAGCAAACAACACAAAACTTAGTATACGAAACAGCCGACCTCTGGTTCCATTCAATGGTCATGCTTTCACATTTAGGTACAGATTCTTCAGCAGTACTTGAAGAATTGGCTCGCCGATTTGATTTGTCTGGCCTCGAAGAAAAAGCCGGACGCACAGGCGATAAATAA
- the hisI gene encoding phosphoribosyl-AMP cyclohydrolase: protein MTNPNAFLDDITWTSDGLVPAIAQDHETGELLMMAWMNRESLALTAQEGIAVYWSRSRQTLWRKGESSGHRQNIKEIQLDCDADVVVLKIEQLGGIACHTGRRSCFYRTLKDGQWVENSGIIKDPKEIYQ from the coding sequence ATGACCAACCCTAATGCATTTCTCGATGACATTACCTGGACCAGCGACGGGCTGGTGCCCGCCATCGCCCAAGATCACGAAACCGGTGAACTGTTGATGATGGCATGGATGAACCGCGAATCTCTCGCCCTCACGGCCCAAGAGGGCATTGCGGTATACTGGTCACGCTCCCGGCAGACATTATGGCGTAAAGGCGAAAGCTCCGGCCACAGACAAAACATAAAAGAAATTCAGCTCGACTGCGACGCCGACGTTGTTGTGTTAAAAATTGAACAGCTGGGTGGAATTGCTTGTCATACGGGACGCCGGTCATGCTTTTATCGCACACTCAAAGATGGGCAGTGGGTAGAAAATTCCGGCATTATTAAAGACCCAAAAGAGATATATCAATGA
- a CDS encoding polyprenyl synthetase family protein has product MTDLKAFRVEYQARINQYLDDALASQHFSSAITASGNALLQAMRYSLLDGGKRIRPILAYAAAHAVSEPNTTTDALASAVECIHAYSLIHDDLPAMDDDDLRRGKPTCHIAFDEASAILAGDALQCFAFESIINANIPADQALQALKVLAKASGINGMVLGQAIDLSSVDKALPLDELQQMHGFKTGALIQASVALGGISVSATQEQQQQLRHYADAIGLAFQVQDDIIDVTSDTHTLGKQQGSDAIRNKPTYVSLLGLQGARTRADELVTHAVESLDTFGDGANYLRELAHYIVNRDH; this is encoded by the coding sequence ACCAGGCGCGCATTAACCAGTATCTCGACGACGCACTGGCCAGCCAACACTTTTCCTCGGCCATTACGGCTTCAGGCAACGCACTACTGCAGGCAATGCGCTACAGCCTGCTTGATGGCGGCAAACGTATCCGTCCGATATTAGCCTATGCGGCGGCACATGCCGTGAGCGAGCCGAATACAACCACCGACGCTCTAGCCAGTGCCGTAGAGTGTATCCATGCCTACAGCCTCATTCACGACGATTTGCCAGCGATGGACGATGATGACCTACGTCGAGGCAAACCCACCTGTCACATTGCCTTTGATGAGGCGAGCGCAATTCTCGCTGGTGATGCGCTCCAGTGCTTTGCTTTCGAATCCATTATCAATGCCAATATTCCCGCCGATCAGGCATTACAGGCATTAAAAGTGCTGGCGAAGGCTTCCGGTATAAACGGAATGGTACTGGGCCAGGCTATCGACCTGTCTTCCGTCGATAAGGCCCTTCCGCTCGATGAACTACAACAGATGCATGGCTTTAAAACCGGCGCATTAATTCAGGCGTCCGTTGCGCTTGGAGGCATCTCCGTGAGTGCCACGCAAGAACAGCAACAGCAGCTGCGCCACTATGCCGACGCCATTGGTCTGGCTTTCCAGGTGCAGGACGACATTATTGATGTCACATCCGATACGCATACCCTCGGCAAGCAACAAGGCTCCGATGCAATACGTAATAAGCCCACATACGTGTCTCTACTCGGCCTGCAAGGTGCGCGAACAAGGGCTGACGAGCTGGTAACGCATGCGGTTGAATCCCTTGACACATTCGGTGACGGCGCCAATTACTTACGTGAACTTGCGCACTATATTGTGAATAGAGACCATTGA